Proteins from a single region of Congzhengia minquanensis:
- a CDS encoding ABC transporter ATP-binding protein: MGDLLTIENLTVSYGGIEAVKNVSLSVPEGEIVTLVGANGAGKSTVLKSAAGLVKPKSGCIFFKGQNIAAKPPHEIVKQGIALVPEGRRVFANLTVKENLKIGAYLRKDDLKESMQHIYSLFPRLKERRWQLSGTLSGGEQQMLALGRALMSRPELIMMDEPSLGLAPLIVKDIFDIIKEIRNEGITVLLIEQNANLALSCADTAYVLETGRLVKKGTGKALLRDESVKEAYLGKARQQKRSNKNGT, translated from the coding sequence ATGGGTGACCTTTTGACAATTGAAAACCTCACTGTATCCTACGGCGGCATTGAGGCGGTAAAAAACGTGTCGCTCTCTGTTCCGGAAGGGGAAATTGTAACGCTGGTGGGAGCAAACGGAGCCGGCAAAAGCACAGTTTTGAAATCCGCCGCCGGTTTGGTAAAACCAAAAAGCGGCTGTATTTTTTTTAAGGGGCAAAACATTGCGGCCAAACCGCCCCATGAAATCGTGAAACAGGGAATTGCACTGGTGCCGGAGGGCAGGAGGGTGTTTGCCAACCTCACTGTGAAAGAAAATTTAAAAATCGGCGCATATCTAAGAAAAGACGATTTAAAAGAAAGTATGCAGCACATCTATTCGCTTTTCCCGAGGCTGAAAGAGCGCAGGTGGCAGCTTTCCGGCACGCTGTCCGGCGGCGAACAGCAAATGCTGGCGCTTGGCCGCGCCCTGATGAGCCGGCCGGAGCTGATTATGATGGATGAGCCATCTTTAGGGCTTGCCCCATTGATTGTAAAAGATATTTTTGATATAATAAAAGAAATCCGCAATGAGGGCATCACCGTTCTTTTAATTGAACAGAACGCAAACCTGGCACTTTCCTGCGCCGACACGGCTTATGTTTTAGAAACCGGAAGGCTGGTAAAAAAGGGGACGGGGAAAGCGCTTCTGCGGGACGAAAGCGTGAAAGAGGCCTATTTGGGCAAGGCACGACAGCAAAAAAGGAGTAATAAAAATGGAACATGA
- a CDS encoding ABC transporter ATP-binding protein translates to MNLLSLNDVTMQFGGVVAVNNLSLTVKKGEIVSLIGPNGAGKSTVFNVITGVYAPTNGVVSFDGEKMIENYPKGKMKRLYAGENREKYTKIMLKRPDEITKLGIARTFQNIRLFRSMTVFENVLTAMHVRRTSNVFSAVFRINHKEEAGMREKSAALLKSIGLEQLQNMPASSLSYGKQRQLEIVRALATGPKLLLLDEPAAGMNPQESEELAEFILKIRSRYELTILLIEHHMDMVMGISDKIYVVDFGKLLASGTPEEIQQNQAVIDAYLGGAEDG, encoded by the coding sequence ATGAATCTGCTCTCTTTAAACGACGTCACCATGCAGTTCGGCGGCGTGGTTGCGGTGAATAACCTGTCCCTTACGGTTAAAAAAGGTGAAATTGTGTCGCTCATTGGCCCGAACGGAGCAGGAAAATCCACTGTGTTTAACGTAATTACCGGCGTATATGCGCCTACCAACGGCGTGGTTTCGTTTGACGGTGAAAAAATGATTGAGAATTATCCAAAGGGAAAAATGAAGCGGCTTTATGCAGGCGAAAACAGAGAAAAATATACAAAAATAATGTTAAAACGGCCGGACGAAATTACAAAGCTGGGCATTGCCCGCACCTTTCAAAACATTCGCCTGTTTCGCTCTATGACTGTGTTTGAAAATGTGCTTACGGCAATGCACGTGAGAAGAACAAGCAATGTATTCTCCGCCGTGTTTCGGATAAACCATAAAGAAGAAGCAGGCATGCGGGAAAAGAGCGCCGCGCTTTTAAAAAGTATTGGCTTGGAACAGCTTCAAAATATGCCGGCATCTTCACTTTCTTATGGCAAGCAGCGGCAACTGGAAATTGTTCGTGCACTGGCAACAGGCCCAAAGCTTTTGCTGCTGGACGAGCCGGCTGCGGGAATGAATCCACAGGAATCGGAAGAATTGGCGGAATTTATTTTAAAAATCCGCAGCCGCTATGAGCTGACAATTTTGCTGATTGAGCACCATATGGACATGGTGATGGGAATTTCCGACAAAATATATGTGGTAGATTTCGGAAAGCTCTTAGCCAGCGGCACACCGGAGGAAATTCAGCAAAACCAGGCCGTGATTGACGCCTATTTGGGAGGGGCAGAGGATGGGTGA